A portion of the Acidisarcina polymorpha genome contains these proteins:
- the pdxS gene encoding pyridoxal 5'-phosphate synthase lyase subunit PdxS, with protein MAEPAINGNNGNYAGASQLRLKLGLAEMLKGGVIMDVMNVEQARIAEEAGAVAVMALERVPAMIRAEGGVARMANPRLIKSIIAEVSIPVMAKARIGHFAEAQVLQYLGVDFIDESEVLTPADETHHIDKHSFTTPFVCGARDLGEALRRISEGAAMIRTKGEAGTGDVVHAVKHMRQIVKEMKALTVLGEEELYAAAKEHRAPYELIRMVAKTGRLPVPNFSAGGIATPADAALMMQLGAEAVFVGSGIFMKERATPLDVENNPAERAEAVSRAKAIVIATTHYDNPKILAETSEECTGAMKGLAVAALEESQLLQTRGW; from the coding sequence ATGGCAGAACCGGCTATCAATGGGAACAACGGAAACTACGCGGGTGCAAGTCAGCTCCGGCTGAAGCTCGGCTTGGCTGAGATGCTCAAAGGCGGCGTCATCATGGATGTGATGAACGTGGAGCAGGCGCGCATCGCCGAAGAAGCCGGAGCGGTCGCCGTAATGGCCCTCGAGAGGGTCCCGGCGATGATCCGCGCCGAAGGCGGCGTGGCTCGCATGGCCAACCCAAGGCTGATCAAGTCAATCATCGCGGAAGTCTCCATTCCAGTCATGGCCAAGGCACGTATCGGCCACTTTGCCGAAGCTCAGGTGCTGCAGTACCTGGGCGTCGATTTCATCGACGAATCCGAGGTACTGACGCCCGCTGATGAGACCCATCATATCGACAAACACTCGTTCACAACTCCCTTCGTCTGCGGAGCCCGCGATCTAGGAGAAGCGCTGCGCCGCATCTCGGAAGGGGCAGCGATGATCCGCACTAAGGGTGAAGCCGGCACCGGAGATGTTGTCCATGCTGTCAAACACATGCGTCAGATCGTGAAGGAGATGAAGGCCTTGACGGTGCTCGGCGAAGAAGAACTTTATGCCGCTGCCAAGGAACATCGCGCTCCCTATGAATTGATTCGCATGGTAGCGAAGACCGGCAGGTTGCCCGTTCCCAACTTCTCGGCCGGCGGTATCGCCACCCCCGCCGATGCAGCCCTGATGATGCAGTTGGGTGCCGAGGCCGTGTTTGTCGGCTCCGGCATCTTCATGAAGGAACGGGCAACGCCGCTCGATGTCGAAAACAATCCAGCGGAGCGGGCCGAGGCAGTCTCTCGCGCCAAGGCGATCGTCATTGCGACCACCCACTATGACAATCCCAAAATCCTGGCCGAAACCAGCGAAGAGTGCACCGGAGCGATGAAGGGGCTTGCTGTTGCCGCCCTGGAAGAGTCTCAATTGCTGCAGACCCGAGGCTGGTGA
- a CDS encoding cytochrome c oxidase subunit I, with protein sequence MSTDPEIDPETDPNVDPEIDRASWGARMDAGSTTSDRLPRRWRNALRPIFTTEHRVIGIEYLVLSLVAVAAGTVLSLVMRIHLVWPELAVPFFGQVKPEDYLALVTMHGTLMVFFVLTTAPLSGFANLVVPEQLGASRMALPTLNAVSFWMTAGALLILLAAFAVPQGAPISGWTSYPPLSAVAAAGPGQALGMDLWLASLTVFCLASWLGSLNLLATILNERCEGMTLMRLPLTVWSWLVASLLVLISFSVLLAALLLLFSDRHYGTSFFIPAGDLVAGHVRSRGDGSPLLWLHLFWFFGHPEVYIAVLPGMGITSSLLANFSRRPIAGYPMMAMTTVLIGLLGLVVWGHHMFVSGMNPYAGTAFALTTMAIAVPSTAKVLSWLATIWGGGLRLTTPMLFSLGFVSLFIAGGLTGPVLAQPALDAYLHNTYFVVAHFHLIMAMAGVFSIFAGVYYWFPLMTGRLMNGTLGKLHFWITLIAAYGAFFPMHFAGLAGEPRHYSQLSGTTPLLENLLPLQRGITFSAVILASAQLIFLANLLWSIMRGEVAPPNPWQATTLEWAPSMARIVKTSTSGLDPSASKFHQNIACRAPYEYGLRPNGLDFIMQCDPNTKAE encoded by the coding sequence ATGAGCACCGATCCAGAGATTGATCCGGAGACTGATCCAAATGTTGACCCCGAGATCGACCGGGCAAGCTGGGGCGCCAGGATGGATGCCGGTTCGACTACGAGCGATCGTTTACCCCGAAGATGGCGGAACGCGCTGCGCCCGATCTTTACCACCGAACACCGCGTGATTGGCATTGAATATTTAGTGTTATCGCTGGTTGCGGTCGCGGCGGGCACGGTGCTCTCTTTGGTCATGCGCATTCATCTCGTCTGGCCGGAGCTGGCTGTCCCTTTCTTCGGTCAGGTCAAGCCGGAAGACTATCTCGCTCTGGTGACCATGCATGGCACGCTCATGGTCTTTTTCGTCCTCACCACGGCGCCCCTCAGCGGCTTTGCCAACTTGGTCGTGCCGGAACAACTCGGCGCCAGCCGTATGGCGCTCCCTACCCTGAACGCCGTCTCTTTCTGGATGACCGCTGGCGCGCTTCTCATCCTGCTGGCGGCTTTTGCCGTCCCCCAGGGAGCGCCGATCTCGGGTTGGACAAGCTACCCCCCGCTCAGCGCCGTGGCCGCTGCCGGCCCAGGACAGGCCTTGGGCATGGATCTCTGGCTGGCCAGCCTTACTGTCTTTTGTCTTGCATCCTGGCTTGGCTCCCTCAATCTTCTCGCCACCATCCTTAATGAACGCTGCGAGGGCATGACCCTGATGCGATTGCCGCTGACGGTATGGTCATGGCTGGTTGCTTCCCTGCTGGTGCTGATTTCCTTCAGCGTCCTTCTAGCGGCGTTGTTGCTGCTCTTTTCCGACCGACATTACGGCACCAGCTTTTTCATCCCCGCCGGCGACCTGGTGGCTGGCCATGTGCGCTCTCGCGGAGACGGCTCGCCGCTGCTTTGGCTGCACCTTTTCTGGTTCTTCGGGCACCCGGAAGTCTATATCGCCGTTCTTCCCGGAATGGGAATCACCTCTTCCCTGCTCGCGAATTTCAGCCGAAGACCCATCGCCGGATATCCGATGATGGCAATGACTACGGTGCTGATTGGTTTGCTCGGTCTGGTCGTCTGGGGGCACCACATGTTCGTTAGCGGGATGAACCCCTACGCGGGAACCGCCTTCGCGCTCACCACGATGGCCATCGCCGTGCCAAGCACCGCAAAGGTCCTCAGTTGGCTGGCGACCATCTGGGGCGGAGGACTGAGGCTCACTACGCCTATGCTTTTCTCGCTGGGATTCGTCTCACTCTTTATCGCCGGCGGCCTGACCGGTCCCGTTCTTGCGCAACCGGCCCTCGATGCTTACTTGCATAACACGTATTTCGTCGTTGCTCACTTTCATCTGATCATGGCTATGGCGGGTGTTTTCTCCATCTTTGCCGGCGTGTACTATTGGTTTCCGTTGATGACCGGAAGGTTGATGAACGGGACGCTCGGCAAGCTCCACTTCTGGATCACCCTGATTGCCGCCTACGGTGCTTTTTTTCCCATGCACTTCGCCGGCCTGGCCGGAGAACCGCGGCATTACTCCCAACTAAGCGGAACGACACCGCTCCTCGAAAACCTGCTTCCACTGCAGCGAGGCATTACCTTTTCGGCCGTCATCCTGGCATCCGCCCAACTCATTTTCCTCGCCAACCTGCTCTGGAGCATCATGAGAGGCGAAGTGGCGCCCCCGAATCCGTGGCAGGCGACAACGCTTGAGTGGGCGCCTTCGATGGCGAGAATTGTGAAGACTTCCACATCCGGGCTCGACCCTTCGGCATCGAAATTTCATCAAAATATTGCGTGTCGCGCTCCATATGAATACGGACTTCGTCCAAATGGATTGGACTTCATAATGCAGTGTGATCCGAACACAAAAGCGGAGTAA
- a CDS encoding sensor domain-containing diguanylate cyclase, which translates to MQRIPALPQNLPQNELERLRVLEETELLDSGHEDEFDNLVRLASVICETPIALVTLVDSQRQWFKASIGMEVRETPREVAFCAHTIAQDDLMLVEDATRDTRFADNPLVTGDPGIRFYAGVPLELMDGVRLGSLCVIDRKPRVLSDAQIEALRLLAEQAVKQISMRRFQALWRRSAVQGKLIQEELRASQGLFHAFMDSSPFLALMKDAEGRIVYYNQRCADRFHISREEWLGKTDSELWPMKTAATLRANDLSVLRQWKMLTFDEEADPGEGGSSAHWRSYKFPFKDSHGQEYVAGLAVDIAAEKYAERQLQNSQRALEEANEKLRALAVTDGLTNLLNRRAFDAALEAELSTAIRYSRPLSLMIIDVDNFKSVNDTLGHDRGDLVLKSVAEIMKKSFRASDTVARFGGEEFSVLLPSTTRQAASEAAERLRLAVTDCGVDDRFITISIGVSTLVEAETWTKEEFIHRADSALYKAKCEGKNQVCLS; encoded by the coding sequence GTGCAGAGAATCCCGGCCTTGCCTCAGAACTTGCCCCAGAACGAGCTCGAACGTCTTCGCGTGCTTGAGGAGACCGAACTGCTGGACAGCGGTCATGAAGATGAGTTTGACAACCTGGTCCGTCTTGCTTCGGTAATCTGTGAGACGCCGATCGCTTTGGTCACGCTGGTGGACAGCCAGCGCCAATGGTTCAAGGCAAGCATCGGAATGGAGGTCAGAGAGACTCCTCGTGAGGTCGCATTCTGTGCGCATACCATCGCTCAGGACGATCTGATGCTGGTGGAGGATGCCACCCGCGACACCCGCTTTGCGGACAATCCGTTGGTGACCGGCGACCCAGGCATCCGCTTTTATGCCGGAGTACCCCTGGAGCTAATGGATGGAGTTCGGTTGGGATCGTTGTGCGTCATCGACCGGAAGCCGCGCGTCTTATCCGACGCCCAGATCGAGGCATTGCGGTTGCTCGCCGAGCAGGCGGTCAAACAGATCAGCATGCGACGTTTCCAGGCATTGTGGCGTAGGTCTGCTGTGCAAGGAAAACTGATCCAAGAGGAGTTGCGCGCGAGTCAAGGCCTCTTTCATGCATTTATGGATAGTTCACCATTTCTGGCGCTCATGAAGGATGCCGAAGGCCGGATTGTGTACTACAACCAACGATGCGCCGACCGTTTCCACATCAGCCGGGAGGAGTGGCTGGGCAAGACCGATTCGGAACTGTGGCCGATGAAGACGGCAGCCACTCTCCGAGCCAACGATCTCTCCGTCCTGCGGCAATGGAAGATGCTGACCTTTGACGAGGAAGCGGACCCCGGAGAAGGTGGATCCTCCGCGCACTGGCGGTCCTACAAGTTTCCGTTCAAAGACTCTCACGGGCAGGAGTATGTCGCCGGACTGGCAGTGGATATCGCGGCGGAGAAATATGCCGAACGGCAATTGCAAAACTCCCAGAGAGCGCTCGAAGAAGCAAATGAAAAGCTGAGAGCGCTGGCGGTTACCGATGGTCTTACGAATCTGTTAAACCGGCGCGCTTTCGATGCGGCGCTCGAGGCCGAGTTGTCGACAGCGATCCGCTACAGCCGGCCACTTTCGTTAATGATCATCGACGTCGACAACTTCAAGTCGGTCAACGACACCCTGGGGCACGATCGAGGCGATCTGGTGTTGAAGAGCGTTGCCGAGATCATGAAGAAAAGTTTTCGTGCAAGCGATACTGTCGCTCGCTTTGGAGGCGAGGAATTTTCAGTGCTCTTGCCGAGTACCACGAGGCAAGCCGCTTCAGAGGCGGCCGAGCGTCTGCGCCTGGCAGTCACCGATTGCGGAGTAGACGACCGGTTCATCACAATTTCGATCGGCGTCTCAACCTTGGTCGAAGCCGAGACCTGGACAAAGGAAGAATTCATTCACCGTGCCGACAGCGCGCTCTATAAAGCCAAGTGCGAGGGCAAAAACCAGGTTTGCCTTAGCTGA
- a CDS encoding cytochrome c oxidase subunit 3, which produces MPATFTRTTQVEPERRDTGIGGKPPVDRRPTGGGGEGDNWDNRQPGRRGPRELLTRYRLAMTFALAGDLMFFVALVSAFFVRQASGHIDASNNYISDWHPLSVPPILWLNTAVLVLSSLTIEMARRQLFHEIDVMEEWFGLGKPTVRRATPWLLATVFLGALFVIGQWIAWKQLYAQGFFYTTNPNSNFFYLITGTHALHLLLGLLAVGGALWALFVLKRIEYRQIAVDCTAWYWHAMGLFWIFLFGLLAFSQ; this is translated from the coding sequence ATGCCCGCCACTTTCACTCGTACGACGCAGGTCGAGCCGGAGCGCAGAGACACAGGAATTGGCGGTAAACCGCCGGTCGACCGACGGCCTACCGGTGGCGGAGGCGAGGGTGATAATTGGGACAACCGCCAACCGGGGCGCCGCGGACCGCGCGAACTGCTTACCCGTTACCGATTAGCGATGACCTTTGCGCTGGCTGGCGACCTGATGTTCTTCGTGGCGCTGGTAAGCGCTTTTTTTGTGCGCCAGGCCTCCGGTCACATCGATGCCAGCAACAACTACATATCGGATTGGCATCCGCTTTCCGTGCCGCCAATTCTCTGGCTCAACACCGCAGTCCTGGTGCTTAGCAGTCTTACCATCGAAATGGCACGGCGCCAGCTCTTCCATGAAATCGATGTCATGGAAGAGTGGTTTGGACTGGGTAAGCCAACCGTGCGTCGCGCGACTCCCTGGCTACTTGCGACCGTCTTCTTGGGGGCTCTTTTCGTGATTGGCCAGTGGATCGCCTGGAAACAACTGTATGCCCAGGGGTTCTTCTACACGACAAATCCGAACAGCAATTTCTTCTACCTGATTACCGGAACCCATGCTTTGCATCTGCTCCTCGGCCTGCTGGCGGTCGGCGGTGCTCTTTGGGCATTGTTTGTACTGAAACGGATTGAATACCGCCAGATCGCCGTCGACTGCACTGCCTGGTATTGGCACGCGATGGGTCTCTTTTGGATCTTCCTCTTCGGACTTCTCGCTTTCTCGCAATGA
- a CDS encoding cytochrome C oxidase subunit II, giving the protein MKFNLVTIFVLFLLAQILLILPIFRRRPRDQQPRIWLAESLPLLLFGAVYVWMAMTAQRLWADDRYEGPSLTAMQVEVVGVQFQWYFRYPGEDATFGSTRPELVNAAAGNPLGLDLRDSEGDDDIVSSELVLPVGREVDLRLRAHDVIHGFFIPGMRLKENAVPGLTLHVHFTPETAGTYPILCTQVCGLGHGHMQARLRVLPAAEFADWLQAREGKRRAEEAAIKGGV; this is encoded by the coding sequence ATGAAGTTCAATCTTGTGACGATCTTCGTCCTGTTCTTGCTCGCGCAAATCCTGCTGATCCTCCCTATCTTTCGCCGCCGCCCTCGTGACCAGCAACCCCGAATCTGGCTCGCCGAGTCTCTGCCGTTACTCTTATTTGGCGCAGTCTACGTATGGATGGCAATGACCGCGCAGCGCCTCTGGGCAGACGACCGCTACGAGGGGCCATCTCTCACCGCGATGCAGGTCGAGGTTGTGGGGGTGCAGTTTCAATGGTATTTCCGCTATCCCGGCGAGGATGCGACCTTCGGCTCGACTCGGCCGGAGCTGGTCAACGCCGCGGCCGGCAACCCCCTCGGGCTCGATCTGCGCGACTCTGAAGGAGACGACGACATCGTCAGCAGCGAATTAGTTTTGCCAGTAGGACGTGAAGTCGATCTTCGCCTGCGCGCCCACGATGTGATCCATGGCTTCTTCATACCCGGCATGAGGCTCAAAGAGAATGCCGTCCCCGGGCTGACCTTGCATGTTCATTTCACCCCCGAGACGGCCGGAACATATCCGATCCTCTGTACCCAGGTCTGCGGCTTGGGACATGGACACATGCAGGCCCGCCTGCGGGTTCTGCCCGCAGCGGAGTTCGCCGATTGGCTGCAAGCCCGGGAGGGGAAACGGCGGGCAGAAGAAGCCGCGATCAAAGGCGGCGTATGA
- the pdxT gene encoding pyridoxal 5'-phosphate synthase glutaminase subunit PdxT, which produces MENGKHPLVGVLAIQGDYAAHARALIDSGAEPVMIRTAEELVGLDGLIIPGGESTTMLRFLERDGFLGELKKFVETKPAFGTCAGCILLAKEVLHPAQPSLSVLDAAVERNAYGRQIDSTILSAETSLPGGPLEMVFIRAPRMTKVGDDVEVLADREGFPVLVRQGHLMAATFHPELSADRRVHQLFVDIVKRNLNGRRSSQPVEEAVYTELDVRTQ; this is translated from the coding sequence TTGGAAAATGGCAAGCACCCCCTGGTCGGCGTCCTCGCCATTCAAGGCGACTACGCTGCTCATGCCCGGGCACTGATCGACTCCGGAGCGGAACCCGTGATGATCCGTACCGCGGAAGAGTTGGTCGGCCTCGATGGTCTGATCATTCCCGGAGGCGAATCGACGACCATGCTCCGTTTTCTGGAGCGGGACGGCTTTCTCGGCGAGCTCAAGAAGTTCGTGGAAACGAAGCCTGCTTTCGGCACTTGCGCAGGGTGCATCTTGTTGGCCAAAGAAGTCCTTCATCCCGCCCAACCGAGTCTCAGCGTACTCGATGCGGCGGTCGAGCGGAACGCCTACGGGCGTCAGATTGATAGCACGATCCTCAGTGCAGAGACAAGCCTCCCGGGGGGACCTCTCGAAATGGTATTTATCCGTGCTCCGCGAATGACCAAGGTGGGCGATGATGTCGAAGTGCTCGCCGACCGGGAGGGCTTTCCGGTGTTGGTGCGGCAGGGCCACCTGATGGCTGCCACCTTTCACCCTGAACTCTCGGCCGATCGCCGCGTCCATCAGCTTTTTGTCGACATTGTGAAGCGCAATCTCAATGGTCGACGCTCATCTCAGCCCGTCGAGGAAGCCGTCTATACTGAGCTAGACGTGCGGACCCAGTAA